The genomic interval CCCGGCGTACGTCGCCGCGATCGGCCTGGCCGACCTGTACGCCCAGATTCCGCTGCGAATCGGGCTCGGTCTCGGAACGGGCGCGATAGCCCTCTCGAGTCAGGATACCGGGCGGGCGGCCACAGCGACGCGTGACCGGGCGATCACCCAGGCGTTCCTGCTCGGGGCGCTGGCCGGACTGCCGCTGATCGCCGCCGGCCTGCTGTTCTCGAAGTCCTTTATCGCCGTCCTCGGCGCCGAGCAGCAGGTCGTTCGCCTCGGCGCGTCGTACCTCACCGTGGTGTTCGCCGCGGCCCCCATGCGCATCGTGGGCCTCGTCGGTGCCCGGTCGCTGCAGGGCACCGGCGACACCGTCACGCCGATGCTCGTGAACGGCGGTGCCAACCTCTGTAACGCGACCGCGACCGTCGTCCTGGCCCTCGGCGTCGGCCCCGCGCCCCGCCTCGGCATCGTCGGCATCGGCCTCGCGACGTTGCTCGCCCGAACGTTCGAGGCCGTCGCGATCACCGCCGCCATCGTCACTCCCTGGACGGACCTGGCGTTCGCACGGCCGCGATCGCTCACGATCACCCGTCAGATCGTCGGCGTCAGTCTCCCGAACGTCGCCGAGGGAATGAGCACGTCAGTGGCCAACTTCCCGTTCAACTCGCTGTTGCTCCTGTTCGGCACGGAGGTCAACGCCGCCTACCACATCGGCCGTCGGATCTACCAGCAACTGACCGGCCCGATCTATCGTGCTATCAGCACTGCTGCGAGCATCGTCGTCGGGCAGTTGCTCGGCGAGGGTAATCCCGCAGACGCGCGCTACGCCGGGTTCGCCATCGCGGCGTTGAGCGTCGTCACGATGGGGCTCGCCGGTGTCGTCCTGATCCTCGGGGCGGAGCCGCTCGCTGCGATCTTCACGTCCGACCCCGAGACGCGCGGCCACGCGATCGCGTTCACTCGAGTCTTCGGCGTCTCGATGCCCTTCTTCGGGATCTTCTTCCCGTTCGCCGGCAGTTTGCGCGGGGCCGGGGATACTCGAACCCCCTTTTACGCCAGGGCGGTCGGCACGTTCGGCTTCATGCTCGGCACCTCGTATTTGCTCGCGGTTCCCCTCGGCTGGGGACTGTCGGGGATCTACCTGGGGATCGTCCTGAGTTACTGCTGCTGGGCGCTCGTCGCCGTCGCCGGATTCGTCTGGGGAGACTGGGCCGACCGGGCGGCGGGGATGATAGCGGAACGCACCGAGATACCGGATTGACCGGCGCTGTGCCAGCGCCCGACTGCGATCTGCGGATCGCCGGGCTCGTCGTGTCGAGCGGGAGCCGAGCTGCGAGCGCGACGCGCGGCGGTAGCGACGGGGAACGAGACGGGATGATTCTTCTCCCCGGGGTGTGATACCGCGGACGAGATGGGAAGAACTGCGATCCAGTTGTACACGCTGCGCGACCTCGAGGAGGGAGTCCCGACGCTGTGCCGCCGCGTCGCCGAGACGGCGTTCGACGGCGTCGAGTTCGCCGGCTTCGGGGAGTCCCCGACGGAGGATGTCACCGATGCGCTGGCGGCGCACGGGCTCGAGGCCGCGAGCGCTCACGTGGGAATCGACGCGCTCGAGGGCGAGTTCGACGACGTCTGCGAGACCTGCGCCGCGCTCGGCTGCGAACGCGTCGTCGTCCCGTACCTGGATCGGACGCACTTCGAGACCGCGACGGCGGTTCGGGAGACGGCCGCCCGGCTCTCGACGCTCGCGGATCGGCTCGCGGACCGCGATCTCGAACTCGGTTACCACAACCACGACCACGAGTTCGTCGACCTCCCGGACGGGCGGAGCGCGTTCGACCTCCTGCTCGACGAGACGGACGACGCCCTGTTCATCGAACTCGACGTGGGATGGGCGGTCGCAGCGGGACGCGACCCCGTCGCGCTGCTCGAGCGGCTCGAGGGGCGAGCGCCGCTGGTACACGTCAAAGACGTGGCCGGGGGACGGCCGGTCGAACTCGGCGACGGCGAGGTGGACGTCGACGCGTGTGTCGCGGCCGCCCGCGACGCAGGGGCGGAGTGGCTCGTCTACGAGCACGACGAGCCGACGGACCCGCGTCGATCGCTCGAGCACGGGGCGAGGACGCTCGCGTCCCGACTGAGCGACTGAGCGATTGAGTGACTGTCTGACTGATCGACTGAGCGGGCGCGGCGGTCAGTCCGAGACCGGCTGCACACCGCTCCGTTCGTGGAGCGTGGCGAGCGAGCGGGCGACTTCGAGGTGCGTGTGGGCCTCGACCAGATGGTCTTCGAGCGTCCTGTCGAGTTCCAGGACGTCTCGGCAGAGGGGACACTCGATCGGCGGTTGGAATGCCATTGCTCCTTCACTCTCCGCCCGTTCGAGGGAAATCGATACAGCATGCATATGCCCGCCCCGTTCCGCTCGACCGACCGTCGTCGACGCGTTTCGGCCGGCGCACCGACGCTCGAGCGGTGACAGACGAGCGAAATCGGCGCAGTGCTCGGCGAGAGGTGTCGGTGTGTCCGTCGAACGGCCGGGGAAGCATACGCAGCGACAAGGCGTTTCCTCGCCGTCGTCGTCCCTCACGGTATGACCGACCGACCGCCGACCGACTGGGACTTCGAGACGGCGTTCGCGGACGTCCTCAGTGCGGTGCCGGACGACCAGTACGATCCCGACCGATCCGTTCCGGGCGTCGGCCCGCTGTCCGCGGCCGTGATGCTCGTCGGCGAGGCGCCCGGCGAACGGGAGGTCGAACGGGGCGAACCGTTCGTCGGACAGGCCGGATCGCAACTGGACCGTGCGCTCGAGGCGATCGGCGTCGACCGGCGCGAGCTGTACATCACCAATCTCGTCAAGGTGCGGCCGCCGGAGAACCGCGATCCGTACGTCGCCGAGGTCGAGGCCTGGTGGCCGGTGCTCGAGGCGGAGATCGAGCGGATCGATCCGAGCGTGCTCGTCCCGCTCGGGAGTTTCGCGACGGCCGAGCTCCTCGACACCGACGAGACGATCACCGACCTCCACGGCCGGGCGTTCGAGCGCGAGGGCCGAACCGTCGTGCCGGCGTTCCATCCCGCAGCGGCGCTGTACGATCGAACCAAGGTCGACGCCGTCGAGTCGGATCTGGCGACGGCCCTCGAAGTAGCGTAACGACGTTCTCGAGGCCGAGCTATCGGTACGGTACGAGTCGACACGGAAGACGGTGGCGGCGACGACAGAAGCGAAGAGAGAAGCCGAATCGACGGTCCGGACGGATGGACCGACGACGGGCCTACTGGATCGAGTATCCCGCAGCGAGGGTGAGCAGGAACACCATGAATACCGCGGTGAGCATCAGGTAGGTGATCGACCGGGGTTCGTCCTTGAGGTGCTGGAAGTAGCCGGCGATCAGCGACACCTTGATCGCTGCCAGGACCATCGTGCCGCCGACTGCCATCTGGTAGGTGAACACTTCGGGGAAGTGGAAGAAGACGAACTTCCCTGTCGCAAGCAGTAACAGTGCCACGTAGATCAGGCTGTACGTCCGAATGCTCGCCATTAGTGTGGAATGTGGGTGACGGATACTTATACCTTCCTCATGCGGTTCTCTGCGGTGGTTCGTTGCGATCGGAGAGAGGCGGAAGCGACACGTAGATGGGGCGCCGACCCGAATCGCCGACAATGAGTGAACGGTCGGCTCTCGCCCGCCGAACCGGTATCGTTCTGGCCGTCGCGGTCGCGGTTCTCGCGACCAGCGCCGGGGTCGTCGCCGCGAGCAACGTCGCCGCCGGTCTCTCCGGGGGCAGCGACGTAAGCGTCCCGACGTGGCTCTACCTCGCGACGGGCGGCGGTGCCGTCGGCGCCTCCGCACTGCTGACGATGCTCGTCACCGACCGCGACGTGATCGGAACGTACCACGACCGCGCGCTCGAGGCGTCCGTAGACCGGCTGCTCGCCGCGGGATCGCTCTTGCTGGGCGTCGTCGGCGTCCTCGGACTCGTCGCGCTCTTCGCCGTGGGTATACTCGGGCCGAACATCGGACTGATCAGCGGAACCGTTCTGTTGACGTTCGTCGGCGGGCGTTCGCTGCTGACCATCGGCACGTACGCCGTCGGAAACCCGTGGCCGGCACTCAACCCCTGGCGGCGGATCGCCGAGGCGCTGCCGAACGGCTACGAGACCTACCCGGAGGCCTACGGCTCCTGGCCCGCCGTGGTGGCGCTGCTGACGTTCGTCTGGCTCGAGGTGGTCGCGCCCCTGACCTCGTCGCCGCGGGCGCTGGTGGCCATCCTCCTCATGTACTCGCTGTTTACGATCTCGAGCGCGGTCGTCTTCTCGCCGGAGGCGTGGTTCCGTCGCGGCGACCCGCTCTCGCTGTGGTTTCGGTGTTACGGGTCCGTCGCGCCGATCCAGCGGACCGACGACGGATTCGAGCTCCGATACCCGGGTTCCCGGCTGAGCGAGGCCGACCTCGTCACCGACCGCTCGCTCGTGGCGTTCGTGCTCGCGCTGGTCTGGGAACTGACCTACAGCGGGTTCATCGTCACGCCGCTCGGCGTCCGCACCATCGAAGCCCTGGTCGGAATCGGACTGCCGCCGGTGCTCGTCTATCTACTCCTGCTGGTCGGCGGGTTCGGGTTCTTCTGGAAGGTTTACTGGATCGCCATCGATCGGACTCGAGACCGGGCCGAGACCTACCTGTCTCGGGAGTACCTCGGGCTCAGGCTCGCGGCACCGCTGCTCGCCATCGCGGCCGGCTACCACTTCGCACACTACATCGGGTTCGGACTCTCGCTGTGGCCGTCGCTGGTCGACGCGCTGGCGATGCCGCTGCACCCGCCGCCGAACCCCACGCGGTACGCCCTGCCGGGCTGGTTCGGCTACGTCGAGATCGCCGGGATTCTGCTCGGTCACCTCCTCGCGGTGTGGGTCACACACACCGTCTCCTTCGACCTGTTTCCCGGCAAGCTCCAGGCGATCCGGAGCCAGTACCCGCTCATCGTCGTGATGATCTTCTTCACCATGGTGAGCCTGTACCTCGTCTCGCAGGGGTCGACGAGTCCGCCCTACGTTCCGAGCTAACGCGAAACCGGCAATCACTTGCTCGCGCCGCCACAACAGTCGAGCGATGGCGACCGATCGCGCGCTCGAGCGAGCGTACGACGTGCCCGCGGACGAGGCGCCCGCGGCGAGCTGTCCCTACTGCGGTCGGCCGTTCCGGTCCGATCGCTACGTCACGTTTCACGTGGGCGTCGACCACCCGGAGGAGTGTACCGAGGCGGAACGCGAGGCCTTCGACGAGGAACGGGACGACGAGGAGTACGAACTCTTCACGTTCCACTTCAAGGCCGCTATCTCCGTCTTCCTGGTGTACTTTTTGTTTACGTTCATTTACGCGTTGGTCTGGGCCGGCTGAGCCTCCCTCGCGGCGGCGGTGACCGTCTCGGGGCGTCGAAGACGCTGCTGTCCGCCGTCTCGCCGTCGATCACGGGCGGTCCCGACTGGTACCCGGTCCAGAATTTCTTTATTCGGTGACTACTCAGTGACCGTATCATGGCGTCTCCCCGGTTCGGCTCGGTATCGCTTCGCGTTCTCGCGGTTCTCGTCTGTCTCCTCTTCGCGTCCGTTCTCGCGCCGATCGCGCTCGGTGCAGGGACCAGCGGCGATCCCGACCGGACCGTCGCGTCCACCGACGACGTCGTCATCGACGGCGACCTGCCGACGAACGGGACGACCGTCGCGGTCGTCGTCCGACTCGAGGCGGCGAGCGTCCCCGAGAGCGCGGTCGAGGCCGTCCACGAAAACTTCGCGGTCTCCCTTCCCGAGCCGCCGACGCGCTCGTCGCGACTCGCGTGACGGTCGAACCGGAGACGACGGGCTCGAGCGACACCCCCGAGCGGACCGACGGCTCCGTCCCACTCGTCCGTCCCCGTCTCGTCGGTGGCGTTCTCGTCGTCGCCGTCGCCGTCATCATCGGGGTCTCGATTCGGCTCCGAAACGGGACGTAGCGCGCAGTCAGCGTGGCTCAGCGAGGCTTCGGCGCTCGACACGGCCAGACGCGAGTCGCGACGGGACTCGGTGCGGCGGCTGCCGTGCGAGCGCGATGCAGCCGTCGTCGATCGACGGAGACGCAGCCGGTGACGGACGCGGCGGAACGCGTCGGTGTGAGGCGCGTCTGCAGCGCTCGGCCAGTCGTGTCACATGGTGTCGGACGCGAGCATGCGGCCCTCGTCCGATCGCGGCCGCCCGGCGGACGGCATCACGACCGCCGCTGGTCCGATACGCGCCGCTCTCGAGTCGAGCACACACCCCGAACTCACGACGGCAGAGCGGGGAACGACGAACGCGAGAACGAGAGACCAAAAAACGCGAGAACCCGTGTAGCGGCGGGCCGCTACATCAGGTAGAACAGCGGGAACAGGAACACCCAGACGATGTCGACGAAGTGCCAGTAGAGTCCGAAGTACTCGACCGGCATGTGATCCTCGAGGTAGGCGTCGATCGAGACGACGCGGTAGATCATGAACAGCGCGACCAGTAGCCCGAGGATGACGTGTAGCGCGTGCAGGCCAGTCGTCACGAAGTACAGCGAGTACTCGATCCCGCTGAACCAGTAGTGGCCGTCGGCGAACTTGCTGGAGTACTCGAAGGCCTTGACGCCCATGAAGACGAGTCCGAGCAGGACCGTCGCGCTGAGCGCGCCGAGCAGCCCCTTCTTGTTCTCCCGTTCGGCCATCACGTGCGCGAGGATGACCGTGAAACTCGAGGTCAACAGGACGTACGTGTTGAACAGGCCGGCTTCGGTGATGGCGTCGAAGTGCCAGTTGTTCCAGCCCATGTGGATGCGCATGAAGACGTACGCCCCGATCGCGGCACCGAAGACGACGACGTCCGAGGCCAGGAAGACCCAGACGCCCATCTTCTCGTTGCTGACGCCGCCGAAGGGCCAGCGCTCGGCGACGGCCATCTCGGGAGCGTCGAACTGCTCGCGACCGAACTGGAACAGCGTGACCCCGAGCAGGACGATCCCGAGCGCGGTCAGTGCCGGATAGACGATGCTCTGTTCGGGCGCACCCGTCAGCGACACGAAGTCGCCGACCTCGCTGTGGATGTGCGACTCGACGAACGAGAAGACGTACGGCGTGATGCCGGAGAGGCCGAGGAAGAACGTGAACGTCGCGACGCCGATGCCGAGCGGCCAGATGCTGGCGTGGTCGGCGTGTTCCTCCTCGTGGCTACTGACCGCGCCGGCGGCTTCCTGCGCGACGCCGCCGTCGGTCGCGGCCGCGGCGTCGTCGACGAACTCGAGGCGGCCGCTGGCGTAGCTCGGTCGGCCGGGCCAGTTCTCGAGCGGCGGGGGCGAGGGGATCGCCCACTCGGCGGTCCGGGAGTAGGTCCACGGATTGTCGGGCGCCGTGGGGCCCGAGATCAGGCTCTTCACGAGCGTGAGGAGGACGAGCAGGACACCCGCCCCGAGGACGAACGCCCCGACGGTCGCGGCCTGGTGGTAGATCTGTGCGCTCTCGGCGTAGTGGAAGACGCGCCGGGGCGTCTCCCAGGCGAGGAACATCGGGAAGTACAGCAGGTTGAAGCCGAAGAAGTAGACGGCGAAGCTGAGCTTGCCGAGCCGTTCGGAGTACATCTTTCCGGTGATCTTCGGCCACCAGTAGTAGAGGCCGCCGATCAGCGCGGTGACGCCCGAGACCATCACGTAGTGGAAGTGGGCGACGACCCAGTAGGTGCCGCGGAACTCGTAGTCGAGCACGACGGCACCGAGGAAGACGCCGGTGATTCCGCCGAGGATGAACAGCACGAGCGCGCCGAGACACCAGATGAACGGCGTCGTAAAGCGGACCCGTCCCTTGACCATCGTGTAGATCAGCGCGAAGACCATCAGGTCGAAGGGAAGCGAGATCCCGATCGTCGTCGCCATGAACAGCGTCTTGATCGGGAGGTTGATCGTCGACAGGAACATGTGGTGCATCCAGACGAGGAACGACTGCACCGCGACCAGGACCATCGCGATGATGACCCACTTCCGACCGACCAGCCGCCGGCCGGTGAACGTCTGGAAGACTTCGAACATGATCCCCAGGGCGGGGAAGAAGACGATGTACACCTCCGGATGGCCGAAGAACCAGAAGATGTGCGCCCACAGCAGGCTCGAGCCCTGATCGGTCGCGAAGTACTGTGTCAGGAAGAGCCGGTCGACCGACAGCAACAGGAGTGCTGCCAGCAGTGCCGCGAACGCGAACAGCATCATCCAGATCGTCAGCAGCCACGACCAGGAGAACATCGGCATGTTCCACAGGCCGAGCCCCTCGGCGCGGGACCGGTGCATCGTGACGAGGAAGTTGACCGACCCGATCGTGATCGAAATGACGAACAGGGTCAGTGCGAGGATGGTCGCGTTTCCGCCCGTCATCGCCTCCGCCGCGGGCGAATAGATCGGCACGTTCAGCGGGGCGTACATCGTCCAGCCGCCGGAGAACGATCCGCTCTGGAAGAACGAGATGCCCATGAGAATCCCCGAGAACAGGTAGAACCAGTAACTGAGCGCGTTCAGACGGGGGAACGCGAGGTCCTTCGCGCCGATCTGGAGCGGGACGAAGTAGTTCGCGAACCCGCTCGCGATCGGTGACAGGAACCAGAACACCATGATGAGTCCGTGCGTGGAGACGGACTGGTAGTACTGGCTGTTCGAGAGCAGTCCGGTTCCACCGGCTTTCCAGAGGTGGGCGCGGAACAGCAGCGCGAGGACGCCGCCGAAGATCAGGAAGAACAACGCCGTCGAGAGGTAGAGGATCCCGACGTCCTTGTGATTCGTCGTGACCAGCCAGCGCTTGACCGACCGCATGTGCGGCAGATCACTCATCAGGCCTCACCTCCGTCGTCGCTTTCGTTGGCTTCGCTTTCGTTAGCATCGCTTTGCGTTTCGTTCATCTCGAGCGTGTAGGTCTCGTCGACCGGTCCGGTCATGTCGATCTGCTCTTCGATCGGTTCGAACTGACCGTCGGTCGGCTCGATCGTGACGTTGTACGGACCCGCCTGCTCGATGTCGGTGATCTCGATCGAACCGTTCTCGAACTCGTCGTCCGAGTACGTCTCCGAGAACTCCGTCTCCTGGTGCTCGAGGGTCAGCTCGTACCCCTCGGTCACGGGTGACTCGTTCCCGTCTTCCATGGTGAACGTCATCGTCAGCTGCTCGTCCATCCACGCGTCGAACTCGTCGGGTTCCATGACCTCCAGCGTCCCGGTCATCGAGGTGTGGGCATCGCCGCAGAGCTCGAAGCACTTGATCTCTTGTTCGCCGGTTTCTTCGGCTTCGAACCACGTCTCGTCGTACTCGCCCGGAATCGCGTCGGCTTTTACCCGTTGATCGGGGATACCGAACGCGTGCCAGACGTCGCCAGACGTCACCTGCACCCAGACCCGTTCGTCCGCAGGGACACGGAGGGTACGCACGGATTCGATTCCGTTCTCGTACTCGAAGTACCACGCGAAGCCTTGGCCGGTCACGTCGACCTCGAGTGCCTCTTGCTGTTCGTTGCCATCCGTGGTGGGATCCTCGACGAACAGGAGCATCCCGTACGTCCAGATCACCAGCGAAATGACGATGATGGCACTAATGCCGAACGAGAGGAACAGTTTCTTGCCGCCCTTTCCGCCTGTCGGTAGCTCTCCGACGGATGGCAGGTCTTCGTCGTCGGAAGCGTCGCCGGTGTCGCGGTACTTGTACGCGTTGTACAACGTGTACGCGACCACGACGACGCCGACGAGCGTGCCGAGGGCGAGGAATACCAGAAAGATATTCCCGAACACGTCGACACGCGTCCAATCCTGCTGTTGCATCGGAGCGATGAGTGCGCTGTAGATTGTATTCACCTCTTTTGAAGGCCGCTTATATGTCGGAAGATGGTTTCTGGGGTCACTTATCTATTTGGAAACCGGCCGCCCGATTCCGTTCGTCTGTAGCCGGCACGGCGAATCGCTGCGTCGGTTTCAGGACCGATCAGTCGGCGTCGTTCGAACTCCATCAGTACCCCGTTGGAGCCGAGACCCTTTTTTCTGTCGCTGTCACGGCCGAGTTCCGGTTCGGTGACAGTACGAGCACCGGTGTCAAAGTGGTTTTCTGCGAACATGTTCTCTCGGCCGGGTTCCGCGACACCGATCTCCGCCTCGGTGACACGCCCCGTTCTCGGCCGTCACACCTCGACGACCCAGACCCGCACCGACGACGGCAGATCGTACACCTCGAGAAAGAGTTCGTCGACGAACTGGGCGATCCGATTCGCGTCCGCCTTCGCGCTGATCCGGACGTTGACGCCCGCGGCGTCGTCGGGTCTGTGGAGTTCGTCGATCTTGAACGCCGGGAACGCCCCGAGGACGGACTTCACCGCGTCCAGTTCCGCGTCGGTGCAGTCGAGGTTGATCGTTCCGTCTCCGAACTGGACCCACGGCACCCCCAGGTCGGCCGGCGACTCGGCGGCCGATCGGTCGTCGGCTTCCGGAGCGGGTGACGGTGACGCGGCCGCTTCGCCGGCCCCGTCGACGACCTCGGCGTCGTCCGTCTCCGTCTCGAGGACGGCGTCGTCGGCCTCGACCGTCAGGAATCCGCTTCCGCGCTCGCGATGGGCAGTAATGGCGTCGACGTACAGCTTCCGTCGGTCGGCCGGCTCGGCGGCGTCGAAGCGAGTCATAGCCGGACGATCGTGCTCGATTCTTTAAGCCTTTATGCGCCGCCACTGAACGGGACGGTATGGCACAGCCACGAATCCTGATCCTGGGTGCGCCCGGGGCAGGAAAGGGGACCCAGAGTGCACGGATCACCGAGGAGTTCGGCGTCGACCACATCACGACCGGTGACGCGCTCCGAAACAACAAGGAGATGGACATCTCCGACATGGACACCGAGTACGACACACCCGGCGAGTACATGGATCAGGGGGAACTCGTCCCCGACGAGGTCGTCAACGCCATCGTCGACGAGGCGCTCTCTCAGGCGAACGGATTCGTCCTCGACGGCTACCCGCGGAACCTCGAGCAGGCCGAGGAGCTCGAGGACATGACCGATCTCGACGTCGTGCTCTACCTCGACGTCGACGAGGAGGAGCTCGTCCACCGGCTGACGGGACGGCGGATGGATCCCGAAACGGGCGACATCTACCACCTCGAGTACAACCCGCCGACGGACCCCGAGGTCGAGGACCGGCTGGTTCAACGCGACGACGACACGGAAGAGACGGTCAGAGAGCGACTCTCGGTCTTCCAGGAGAACACCGAACCGGTCATCGAACACTACGAGGCGCAGGGCGACCTCGAGCGGATCGACGGCGAGCGAGCACCCGACGACGTCTGGGAGGACGTGAAGTCGACGATCGAGAGCGCGGCGTAAGCGCGCGAGCGACCTGTTTTCGACGCCGATCGCGTGGTAATCGATACCGGCCGCAGTGATCGGCAGTGGGAGGCGTCCGCGTCTCGGCCCAGGAACGCGACCGACTCGAGCGAGCGTCGGCGTCGATGGCCCGACGAGCCCGGCGGGACCACCGAAGAAAAACACTTGTATATCGGACGTGCCCTAGGACAATCAGATGACGCGTACAGCCGAGAAGATCGACGCCCTCGTCCGCGAGGATTCCTCGATGACGACCGCCCTCGAGGCGATCCGCGAGGAGGCCGACAGGAACGGCGGCGAGGTCCAGTGGACCGACGTCAGCGATGACCTGACGAGCGGACAGTGGGGGCGGCTGATCGAGAAAGGAGTGTTAGTCGACGGCGACGAGGGGTTCGTCATCGCCGACCGCGAGGCCTTCGATCGGGCGCTCGACGGTGACGGTGACGGCGGCGGCGCTGCGGCCGACGTCGACATCGACGAGGACGAGTCGAGCTGGTCGCAATGGGACAAGATCGCCGGTATCGGCGCGCTCATGCTGATGCCCGGCTACTGGTTCGACTCGATCCAGAACGTCGTCGGCAACGCGGTCAACACCGTGCTCGGCCCGCTAGACGCGGCGCTGCCGTTCTACGCCGTGATCCTCTCCGTCGCACTGATCACCGGGCTCTACTCGTCGCTACTCCAGGCGAACCTCATGAACACGGAGATCATGGGCAAGTACCAGGAGCGGATGAAGGCCGTCCAGGAGGAGCAAAAGGAGCTTCGCCAGGAGAAGAAAGACGCCGAGGAACGCGGCGCGAGCGAGGCCGAGATCGAGCGCCTCGAGAACGAGATCGAACGCGCCCGCGAGGAGCAGATGGAAGCCATGGCCGACAACCTCGGCATGTTCAAAGAGCAGTTCCGCCCGATGGTCTGGATCATGCTGTTGACCATCCCGCTGTTCCTCTGGATGTACTGGACGATCCGAACGGGCAGTATCGATAGCGCGGAGGCGACCGTCGTGATGCCGCTCGTGGGCGAGGTCGAGTGGCAGGAGGGAATCCTCGGCCCCATGCAGGCGTGGATCGTCTGGTACTTCCTGTGCTCGATGGGGTTCTCCCAGTTGCTCCGCAAGGCACTGAACATCGACATGTCGCCGTCGAGCGCCTGAACGGTCGGCCCCTCGCGATCCCTCGTCGAACACGGCTCCCGTCGATCACGTCGCCGCTCGCCGACGAACGGGGCGTCGACGGGGCTTGCAGATTCAAAACCCATTTTACCAGCCCCCTCGCAGATGGACTATGTTACTCACCGTCTCCGGCCCGCCGGGAAGCGGGAAGAGCACGACCGCGGAGTTACTCGCCGAGGCCTTCGATCTCGACCACGTCAGCGGCGGTGATATCTTTCGCGAACTCGCGGACGAACGCGGCTACACGCCCCTCGAGTTCAACAAGCTCGCCGAGGAAAACGACGAGATCGATCGGGACCTGGACCGTCGCCTGCGCGAGATCGCCGTCGAGGACGACGATCTCGTCCTCGAGTCCAGGCTCGCGGGCTGGCTCGCGGGCGAACAGGCCGATTTCCGCTTTTGGCTGGACGCGCCCGCGCGGGTTCGCGGTGAACGCATCGCCGACCGCGAAGAGAAGGATCCGGCCCGCGCGACCGAGGAAACGCGGGCGCGGGAGGCCAGCGAGGCCCAGCGCTACCAGGAGTACTACGGGATCGACATCCGGGACCTGACGATCTACGATCTCTCGGTGAACACGGCCCGCTGGGAGCCCGACGCCGTCCTCGATATGCTCGTCACCGCCGTCGAGCGCTACGAGGCCGACGGTGACGAGGGGCAGGCACCCATCGAACTCGAGACCAACTTCTGATGAGCCTGCGTGGCCCCCCAGCGGACCGC from Natrinema salaciae carries:
- a CDS encoding MATE family efflux transporter, with the protein product MVTVDRGRLFGVWRRTVSLSWPISVQQSLTTLMRTVDIVVAGLFAPAYVAAIGLADLYAQIPLRIGLGLGTGAIALSSQDTGRAATATRDRAITQAFLLGALAGLPLIAAGLLFSKSFIAVLGAEQQVVRLGASYLTVVFAAAPMRIVGLVGARSLQGTGDTVTPMLVNGGANLCNATATVVLALGVGPAPRLGIVGIGLATLLARTFEAVAITAAIVTPWTDLAFARPRSLTITRQIVGVSLPNVAEGMSTSVANFPFNSLLLLFGTEVNAAYHIGRRIYQQLTGPIYRAISTAASIVVGQLLGEGNPADARYAGFAIAALSVVTMGLAGVVLILGAEPLAAIFTSDPETRGHAIAFTRVFGVSMPFFGIFFPFAGSLRGAGDTRTPFYARAVGTFGFMLGTSYLLAVPLGWGLSGIYLGIVLSYCCWALVAVAGFVWGDWADRAAGMIAERTEIPD
- a CDS encoding sugar phosphate isomerase/epimerase family protein; this translates as MGRTAIQLYTLRDLEEGVPTLCRRVAETAFDGVEFAGFGESPTEDVTDALAAHGLEAASAHVGIDALEGEFDDVCETCAALGCERVVVPYLDRTHFETATAVRETAARLSTLADRLADRDLELGYHNHDHEFVDLPDGRSAFDLLLDETDDALFIELDVGWAVAAGRDPVALLERLEGRAPLVHVKDVAGGRPVELGDGEVDVDACVAAARDAGAEWLVYEHDEPTDPRRSLEHGARTLASRLSD
- a CDS encoding uracil-DNA glycosylase, with amino-acid sequence MTDRPPTDWDFETAFADVLSAVPDDQYDPDRSVPGVGPLSAAVMLVGEAPGEREVERGEPFVGQAGSQLDRALEAIGVDRRELYITNLVKVRPPENRDPYVAEVEAWWPVLEAEIERIDPSVLVPLGSFATAELLDTDETITDLHGRAFEREGRTVVPAFHPAAALYDRTKVDAVESDLATALEVA
- a CDS encoding cytochrome C oxidase subunit IV family protein, encoding MASIRTYSLIYVALLLLATGKFVFFHFPEVFTYQMAVGGTMVLAAIKVSLIAGYFQHLKDEPRSITYLMLTAVFMVFLLTLAAGYSIQ
- a CDS encoding DUF7410 domain-containing protein gives rise to the protein MATDRALERAYDVPADEAPAASCPYCGRPFRSDRYVTFHVGVDHPEECTEAEREAFDEERDDEEYELFTFHFKAAISVFLVYFLFTFIYALVWAG
- a CDS encoding cbb3-type cytochrome c oxidase subunit I, giving the protein MSDLPHMRSVKRWLVTTNHKDVGILYLSTALFFLIFGGVLALLFRAHLWKAGGTGLLSNSQYYQSVSTHGLIMVFWFLSPIASGFANYFVPLQIGAKDLAFPRLNALSYWFYLFSGILMGISFFQSGSFSGGWTMYAPLNVPIYSPAAEAMTGGNATILALTLFVISITIGSVNFLVTMHRSRAEGLGLWNMPMFSWSWLLTIWMMLFAFAALLAALLLLSVDRLFLTQYFATDQGSSLLWAHIFWFFGHPEVYIVFFPALGIMFEVFQTFTGRRLVGRKWVIIAMVLVAVQSFLVWMHHMFLSTINLPIKTLFMATTIGISLPFDLMVFALIYTMVKGRVRFTTPFIWCLGALVLFILGGITGVFLGAVVLDYEFRGTYWVVAHFHYVMVSGVTALIGGLYYWWPKITGKMYSERLGKLSFAVYFFGFNLLYFPMFLAWETPRRVFHYAESAQIYHQAATVGAFVLGAGVLLVLLTLVKSLISGPTAPDNPWTYSRTAEWAIPSPPPLENWPGRPSYASGRLEFVDDAAAATDGGVAQEAAGAVSSHEEEHADHASIWPLGIGVATFTFFLGLSGITPYVFSFVESHIHSEVGDFVSLTGAPEQSIVYPALTALGIVLLGVTLFQFGREQFDAPEMAVAERWPFGGVSNEKMGVWVFLASDVVVFGAAIGAYVFMRIHMGWNNWHFDAITEAGLFNTYVLLTSSFTVILAHVMAERENKKGLLGALSATVLLGLVFMGVKAFEYSSKFADGHYWFSGIEYSLYFVTTGLHALHVILGLLVALFMIYRVVSIDAYLEDHMPVEYFGLYWHFVDIVWVFLFPLFYLM
- the coxB gene encoding cytochrome c oxidase subunit II codes for the protein MQQQDWTRVDVFGNIFLVFLALGTLVGVVVVAYTLYNAYKYRDTGDASDDEDLPSVGELPTGGKGGKKLFLSFGISAIIVISLVIWTYGMLLFVEDPTTDGNEQQEALEVDVTGQGFAWYFEYENGIESVRTLRVPADERVWVQVTSGDVWHAFGIPDQRVKADAIPGEYDETWFEAEETGEQEIKCFELCGDAHTSMTGTLEVMEPDEFDAWMDEQLTMTFTMEDGNESPVTEGYELTLEHQETEFSETYSDDEFENGSIEITDIEQAGPYNVTIEPTDGQFEPIEEQIDMTGPVDETYTLEMNETQSDANESEANESDDGGEA